In the Hordeum vulgare subsp. vulgare chromosome 7H, MorexV3_pseudomolecules_assembly, whole genome shotgun sequence genome, one interval contains:
- the LOC123410865 gene encoding uncharacterized WD repeat-containing protein C2A9.03-like: MSLYDGGLAGVYPEGEEEDDRFADLLGDSDYEDDEYVQSIGKASEDTSAMEVLKGKDIQGIPWERLTITRDGYRKSRLEGYTNFENIPNSGRLSEKVCTPVEKGQLYYEFAYNTRSVRPTIFHFQLRNLVWATTRHDVYLTSYMSVLHWSPLTSEKHEVIDLQGHVAPCEKHEGNFYEGFCRTQVSTLAVKNNLLVAGGFHGELICKFLDRQGISYCSKSTHDDNGITNCLEIFEKPSGSVHFLASNNDCGLRDFDMEKFQMCNHFHFDWAVNHTSLSPDGKIIAVVGDNPDGVLVDANSGKMIHELSGHLDYSFASAWNPDGRTFATGNQDRTCRIWDARNLSKSVAVLGGNMGAIRSIHYTSDGKFLAMAEAADFIHIFDVGSGYDRKQELDFFGEIAGISFSPDTEALFVSVHDRNYSSLLQYSRRRFYGYLDSAL; the protein is encoded by the exons ATGTCGCTGTACGACGGCGGGCTCGCCGGAGTGTACCCCGagggcgaggaggaggatgacCGTTTCGCCGACCTGCTGGGGGACTCCGACTACGAGGACGACGAGTACGTCCAATCT ATTGGTAAAGCCTCAGAAGATACATCGGCGATGGAAGTCCTGAAAGGGAAGGACATTCAGGGAATTCCCTGGGAAAGGTTGACCATTACAAGGGACGGATATAGGAAGTCAAGACTGGAAGGGTATACAAACTTTGAGAACATACCTAATTCTGGACGATTATCGGAGAAG GTATGTACACCTGTGGAGAAAGGACAACTCTACTACGAGTTTGCGTATAACACAAGATCGGTGAGACCGACCATTTTTCATTTTCAG TTGAGAAATTTAGTATGGGCAACGACAAGGCATGATGTTTATCTTACATCATACATGTCTGTGCTTCATTGGTCACCACTGACCTCTGAGAAGCACGAAGTCATTGATCTTCAAGGACATGTTGCTCCATGCGAG AAGCACGAGGGGAATTTCTATGAGGGCTTTTGTCGGACTCAAGTTAGCACATTGGCAGTGAAGAATAACCTGCTGGTTGCTGGTGGGTTTCATGGAGAACTAATTTGCAAG TTTTTGGACCGTCAAGGAATAAGCTATTGTTCCAAGTCAACTCATGATGACAATGGCATTACGAATTGTCTGGAGATATTTGAGAAACCTAG TGGTTCCGTGCATTTCCTAGcatcaaacaatgattgtggactAAGAGACTTTGACATGGAGAAGTTTCAAATGTGCAATCATTTTCATTTCGATTGGGCTGTGAAT CACACATCCTTGAGCCCTGATGGTAAAATCATTGCTGTTGTGGGGGACAATCCTGACGGTGTTCTGGTTGATGCTAATTCGGGGAAA ATGATTCACGAGCTCAGTGGTCATTTGGACTATTCGTTTGCATCGGCATGGAACCCAGACGGACGAACATTCGCAACTGGTAACCAAGACAGGACATGCAGGATCTGGGACGCCCGTAACCTCTCCAAGTCTGTTGCTGTCCTGGGAGGCAACATGGGAGCCATAAGGTCGATCCACTATACATCTGACGGCAAGTTCCTCGCAATGGCCGAAGCTGCAGACTTCATCCACATCTTCGACGTCGGGAGCGGGTACGACAGGAAGCAGGAGCTGGACTTCTTTGGTGAGATTGCCGGCATATCGTTCAGTCCTGACACCGAGGCTCTCTTTGTCAGCGTGCATGATCGCAACTATAGCAGCCTCCTCCAGTACAGTCGTCGACGGTTCTACGGGTACCTTGATTCAGCTCTGTGA